The region ACCGAAGGTTGGCTAGAGTCGGTCTCGATCGAAGGTCGACCCCAATTGGCACGCATCGGCCCTGGTCGAAGGTTGACCTGAGTCGATTTTGATTGAGTAAGACAAGGCTGAAGGTTCACTGAGTTAATCCCAATCAAAGATCTGCTCGAGTCGGacttaatcaaaatttatcCTGAGTTATACAAATTGAAGCTCCCCTTGCATTAACCTTGGTCGAAAGTCGACCAAAATCGACCATGACCGAGTTGGTCCTTGGAGAAGGTCGACCCGAATCGATACCAACTGAAATTACGCATGAGTTGGCTAACTTGATCAAGTTCGAAGATCGGCCAAGTCAACCCCAATCGAAGATTGTCCAGAGTCATCCATGGGTGAAGATAGAGTTGTTAAAGTGTGTCAAAACTTGTAGGCCAACCCGGTCCACCAAGGGTGCAGGCTGGGTTGGGTTAaagttttttacaaatttcaatacgggttaaTTTTTTACCTGGCCCACCAAGAACCTGACTCACTCGGGTTGAACCCGAGTGAGCCGAGTTGGCTTACCAACCCACTTGGAGATAAAGGGTCACACACcttttttgtatttggattaGGTTTGGCTaatttttttagccaacatatTGGGTTGACAAAtgcaaacataatatttttgtgattttggtttgtatttggggttgaacattattttggattgtatttagattatattgaagtttatttagatcttaatcacaattagaatttaaatttttgggatggaagaaaaaaaatgtatttctttttaattatgtgagCTAGTGAGGCAatccgtttaacccaccaacccgtggtgggtcagaccgggttcatatttttttggctcgctaataagtgagtcgggttgggttgacttACTAAGTGACTAATTCGTGGTGGGTCGGGCCAGACCGAGTCgggtaacccattttgacaactctagcTGAAGATCGGCCTGATTCATTATGACCAAAGGTTAGTTGTCAGCTAGGCCAAAGGTTGGACAAGTCAGCTTATGTGTACTTATTTTGTCATGTTTTAGGTAGTTAATTGGTATCTCTTAGCatattaatataactaaatGGTTCATTTTAGGTTAGATTCCTCTTGTGTACTTATTTTGTCATGTTTTAGGTAGTTAATTGGTATCTCTTAGCatattaatataactaaatagTTCATTTTAGGTTAGATTCCTCTTGTGTAGTGTATTTACTTCTTTTATAGAATTCATGTTAATAAcgtgtttttaataatatttttaggttttttcaaatagttttcagcCTTAACATCTTAGCATAGCCTTTCTAGAATTTCAAAGTCTATTTTGGTAGTTTcattaagaaatttagtttaGTTTTCTAGCTTAGTTTAAGTGTTTTTCATTAGTTTGCATAGCTAGTTTGTGTAACATGAAGTGGTGTAGTGAAAGTAAACCAAGGATATCTACAAGAATTAATTAGAGGGTTGATCAAGAACAAAgaaaggaaaaccaataattACAAAGGAATTCTACAAAGTTTTGgtcaaaatctaaaatattgaCTTTTAGGTTGACTTTTTGGAATTCCACTTATATACTTGATTCAGTTTTGGAAAGCTATGTGCAAAGTTTAGTTACACTTGTTGGAAGCTAGAGAACCCTAGAAGAGTGCTAGAGGCTAAAGACATGGATCAATCTCATGTTACACTTATCAAGTTAAGTTTAGCATAGAAAGATGAATTTTAGCAAACTAACACTTTCATTCATGTTGTGAAGCTTTGGTACAAGTTTTTGCAAGTTATGTATTAAGGCAACATAGGCTAGAAGAAGAGCAAGCAAAGTCATAAGCAAAGATCAAAACTGGGAAACAAATTCCAACCTTCAGATGATAAAGCATTGAGCAAGAGTTGACTTTCACATTTGTAGTTCCAATCAATGACAAAGTTGTGAGAGGACAGTGAAGGCGCAATGAAGGCGCAATTGGTGACTTTCTGAGTAGCTCTAGAGAAAAGAAATGGCTTGAATCATGACAACTGGATCAGAGTTGGGAAACAGCCTTGTTAAAGTCTAGATAGCTTCAATTAGTTTAGGCTAGTTTTAAGTAGTTTTATAGTTAGGAGTTAAGTTAGTTAACTAATGGTAGTTAGTAGGTATAAATAGATATTCGAGAgaaggaaaatgatataaagAGATCATAGAACAATTacacttttttttcaattttcttttctctctgctTTCCTCTCTCCCTTTTGTTGGCTTGAAGTTGAAGAACCTAGGTGAGATAAGTTCATACTATTCAAGTTCTTCATGAAATTGTGATGCCATTCAGTACATTTTATGcaattcatgtttttctttgattttccaCCATTTATCCTTGGTGGTTTACACTATTATCCGTTTCTGATGTTGTTGTGGTGCATTTCATATGTTTTCCACTGTTTTTAGCTTGATTACACCTTGATTTCGAGTTGGATCTTGTTTTCTTCCTTAATCTACTAGGATTTGGTTAGGATTCATGCTAGTAAGTGTATCCAAAAGACCAAAAAATGCCAAGGTTTTTGTTTAAACTTGGTCATTGGAGGTAGAATTAGTGATTACTCGAAGTTCAAAGTGTTCTTGAGTAGTTCCATTTGTGATTTTTCATGTTGCATGTgaattctttatcttttttattgtgAGCAATTGGTTTAGCTTAGATTTATTGTTCTAAATGTGTTGCATAGTTTAATTTTGCATTAAACTCAAAAAACGAGAAAAAGTGGTTTTGACCGTCAAGTTCGTTAATTGTGTTTTTCAATAGAATTTAGGGTTTGCATTTTAGGATATTCTTTTTTACAACATCATTTGCTTTCATTTTTGttcctttgttttattcatttcTTTGCAAATCATTTTGaacatttattttgttcaatGCATCGCTATATATCCATCATGATTCATGTTTTGCATTTTTGAGTCATATGAACTCTAGTTTTCTAATGAATTATGAGTTACTAGTTTTGATCGTGTTTTTATGTTTCTTCAGGTTTCACTAAGTCATAAACATGCATATTAGTTGTTCTAATCCATTAGAACACATTCTATTACATTGCATTGTGAATAGCTTATCTCGTGTTCATCTTGCATTTTTTCGAACACCTTATGTGCATATTGAGTTAGTGTGAGTTTACATCAAACAATTGGTTGGTTCATGATTTTTCATATGTACGAGTCTGTATTCATGTATCAGTTGCAGTAGCCAATTTAATTCATTCATAACAATATTCACATAAGCATTTAAAGTAGAATTTTCGTACTTCTAGTTTTTAAGTAAGCATAGCTTTTAGTTAAGCGCTTTAGTAGTTAAATTTTACTATTGTAATTCTCATATGAACATGCATCTTAACTTAGTATTGTCCATGGATTTACACTAAAGTTTTCCctactaatatattttaagaaagtgAAAATTGGTTTTGAATGAACTTAATGTGCTTAAGATTTCACTTCAGCATCGACCCTAGTCAAAAGTTGGCTGAATTTCAATTGAATTTGCCCGGTCAAAGATTGATCGAGTCGGCCTAGCCGAGTCTACATGGCCAATGATTGACCAAGTCAGCTACGTCGAAGGTAGGCCAAGTTGACCCTAGTGGAAGGTCTACATGAGTCGACCTCATTCGAAGGTCTGCTAGAGTCAACCCAATTGAAGGTTTGCCTGAGTGTGTCGACTAGCCGAAGGTCAACATAAGTCAGGTATATTAGATCAATCTCATTGAATTTAGTTTCATTGACAATGCAGATTCATTCTTgtttaaatgcattttaattggatagaaaaatattcaaatacaaTTGATCTAGTTAAAATGAATCTGAATTTTAATCCAGatccatttgaattttaatccAAATCCATTTTAACTATATATGTTTGAATTATAGATccaatcattttattattaaaaaaattcaattcataCCAATCATTAAGAcacaaagaaataaagaaaagtcAGTAATTTCATACGGTAGTAACTCTAAAGTTCATTCTACCGGAGTGAGATGATAATTTAACTATACAATTGCttatattgtttataaaattttaatatttacttaatttaacAACCTacatctattttcttttttcaagatttgttTTGATTGTGTTTTTTAAAGGAGTCTAGTTGAAgaataattatatgaataataagtTAAAGATAGATAAGTCTAATTCCATTGTCATTGTCgtgaaataaaatgataatttaacataaatatttttaaaatgcatATGTGAGTATGCTTTTTTGTATgacattttttcttatcttacttttacattttaaattttaattctctttacttttatttcatttttgattttttttaaccaaatgaTGTTTTTATTGTTCCTTATACACCGATGACTGCTTTGTGGATTTTAAGTTGTATTAAGATTTAGAATAAATGGTTGAACTGtgaatctttaattattttttgttattggtTATGAATATTATTcatgtatgttttattttatagacAAAATTGAGAAATTCCCTTATATATGTAGATACacatacatgtatatgtataatatataaatgccaatgactctttgtttttttttcaggtCAGATGATGACAAGTTATTTTATATCTTCATTTTACCCTTGCAATGGATTTTATCTGTCATATGTGCTTCTAAGGACAACCCACATACCAATCATTAGTGTGTCATTTCAAGGATTTTAGACAAGTGGTAGGGCTTAAACATCTCTGAGAATTTATAAAGTTGGCTTTTGGTATTTACTAGTTATCCATCCCTATGTTTTAAGTTGTGCGAGACTAAAGACCTTTAAAGCATCTCTCAATTCACTTTTGAAAATAAGTTTGTTCCTTTGACCCCATATATCCCACAAAATCGCCATCCACATACAACCCTAGATACTACTTTGTTTATTATTCAATTCCATAAGGTCAAACTGGCTAAAGTTATGTTATGTTGTGCAACATTATGATTAACACTAGTAATTATGACCCATCTAAGACATTGATTCCATACACTGTAAGCAATATTAAATGTAAAGAATAAATGGGAGACACTTTCCTCGTCATTACTACATATAACACATAAGGTAAACCCTGTCAAAATACCTCTCCTAATTAAATTATCCTTAGTTGTCATTCTATTGAGGAGAACTTTCCATGCAAAGTGTTGGGCTGAGGGAAGAGCTTTGATCTTCGAGAAATTTTTGAAGACTTTGTTACATTCCTATTAATTTTACCGAGCAACTTATTATAGGTTGATTTGATAGTGTAGTTGTTCCCTTCTTCATCTTTTCATATTAATGTGTCTTCTCTGACCTTAGATAATGATATATGTATAAGTTGTTCCATGATTCTGTCTAATTGAGATTTCTTCCATTCAAACCATTCtcttattcactttatttctcATTCCCAACCTTAATTATTCCATCTTCCTATCTCCATTATTGCTCCATTCTTAACAAGGAAATTAGTATATAATCTTGGGTAAGTAACACTCAGATATTGTTCCGAAATCCATTTGTTTTTCCAAAATCTTATGTTGTTCTCCTTCCTCACCTTCCATTCTAGGTTAAAGTAAGtagattatgaaatttaaaagatttattgtGGACCAGATTATGAAATCCAATAAAAATCTCCGGAGGtgtaattatcaaattttaaaatctgaTGTACAACACCAGATCCCAAAACATGTactcaaaacaaatttaaataatagtaaataaaaaactcATTAATTTTTCCTATTGAATTATatccaaacaaataaaaattatataaaagttaagttCAGGAATCAAAATTCAaaccaaatttataaaaaattaataaaatttatgttgaaTGTGAAAtcaacatttatataatatttaaagttaagTAGCATATATTCACTTTTTCTTAAATTGATTTTCTACTTCTCTAAAACCTAACAACttaagaatttataaaaattttaattactcattctctctctttttcccttatttttcattcacttatttttttttaaaaatatttcatatccAAACATAGAATTCAATCAAAACGAAatactatttataattgaaagaaaaatactttttaatattattaatatgtttttatcatatttaatacaactttttattttaaaatttcaattaatatccTTACACGAACCATCAACATTATTTTTACAAGACTTTTCAATTATACGAAAAGATAGAGCAATTactaacaataatgataatagaCTAATGCATACctcattttaaaagaaattaagagtATGATTAATTATCATTAAGAAATTATGTTGAACAAGGAAAAGTTGAAACTCATTATTactactttttttgaaattttcagaTTGACTCCCTCAAACTTTTTGGCTATGAAGAGTCGTAGTTCCCACCTTCAGAAAGCCATAAACTCATGattaaattaagtaaaagaaaaaacatcttattattaagtaataataattagtaactaataatGAGGATGAAAAGGTCAGCATATGGGTTTGACATGAAATCCTacttattaagaaaaaaaattatacccTTTTCTATTTACAACTTGCAtgaaataattcatataatattttaaatattactcatttcattatatttataaaactcggttatttttttttctatccatatttataaactataacacctctttaattaatttaaatttttaaatttagttatcagcactatttttactaataatttaagttattcttctaaaattaaaatttccatttttatttaattgcttctcatctattaattaattaattaattatgtttggaaAGAAATGATTGCGTAATTTGTAGCTATCTTTATTTTCCAATTCctataagagagaaaaaaaaagtttatctcCTTATTTTACAAGAGacatttagaaaagaaaacctCGCAAAGACAGATAGTTTTTTACCACCAATAAActatcaaagtaaaaaaaaattactttaattaacgataaaaatgttttcttacatttatatttttcatttattcttatcatttatattattatttaagaatgatttagtctaaaaataattaatatatattttgaattgacatatatatatattctaattgaatcttataataaaaataaagtacgTAAGTTTATTGCCTAAAATTATTTAGgtgaataaaatattcaaacacCTAAATTATTTATGCATTATTAACTTTTCCTCATAAAACCCGAACTGTTCAAACCCACATTAATCCTTCAATATAAGGGTTCCGtacttttcttattcttttaatttttaattctcaaATTGTTTTCTCTAGATAAACATGAACTCGTACTTTCAGTATATAATTTAGACGAGATTTAAATGGTCAAGACTAGTTTATACCATTTTTATTTGTACtcacttctttttttatcaGATAAATATTAAtggttaatttttattagtaaaaattgaaccaatttttctttttaaatccaTCAAACTACTTAAATCAAAACCAATTCGAGAATAAAACAAGTACATCATTTgttttaaaccttaaaaaagatcttaaaaaaatttcttttagtactaatatttttttattaaatcaattataaaagtatgtttaaaaaaaatgtctcaaccattttgttttagtattaatatatctctattaaaataattataaaattatatttaaaataaataaaaaatctaaaaaatttgATACTAATATACctgtatgtttatttttttgtttattaaattttttctcaCACTTCAAGTTGTGTGTTTATGCTTAAACTATATTAAACTATGGTAGTTTAACAAgatcatatatatatttgattaaataattattaatgttgtAATAATTCTTTCCATCATAATTTGTGACAAATAGctataacaatttttttgtgagaactttttttatgataataattttattggaaCCATATATGATAAAGTGATATTTTTCATCTCAAAATgatgtttcttatatttttgtgacgaatatttttataaaaaaaactattgtaTTTTAGtaatagaaattaataaattaaaattaaaatataaaaattaaagcaaAGAAGTACacaaattttgaaacaaaatatatatatatatatatatatatatatttatatatatattattttcatgtgTTAACTTTCATTTGACTAGTAGATATCAAGCTTATCGTTGacttattttcatgaaaatgaagttgaagaactcacttattttctaaaattttacttgTAACGAAAAATAGTGGTAAAACTGgacgagaaaagaaaagaaaagtaataataatatgaaaatttattataattataatgataattattattattatttaactacTCTTAATTATTGATTTCCCTGGTCGCACAGTTATAACATTGCCTGCTGAAATCAAACACCGAAACCTCTTAGGAAATTTACGTTCCCatcattgtttttttcttccttgACTTGTATGAGTTTGAGACCGTGAATTCTCTCTTTCTTTAAATTCAAAGGTAAAAGTGGGGAaactgaaataaataaataaaaataagtgattttttttttcaattaaaaataacaataacaactattttaattaaaatttatttcatttcattttaaaattatttatatattattatattttaaaaaataaaaaatatatttttcattgtattttttaaacacGGAAAGCTAAAAATATACAACACAATGAATTATGTTaacaaataatcgattatttggtAATATAATTTCTCAGTTTCAATTTtcgtattttcttttatatcatgTTTGAGatatacacacacaaaaaaaattgcacaTGCACCTCTACAAAATAACCAACTGAAACTATACTTCCACCTTCAtaattacaacaacaaaaatacctTTAAAAACATAACATGAACAAGAAAACCAAATAAaagttttagaaaaacaaaatcgaacttcaaaaatgttaaaaagtaCACTGAATACATTATCCCCTttgaaaaactataaaatatatgtgaCTAAGAAATGGATTTACATTCAaggttttaaatattattaaaagcaAAGTTGCTTTTaaacttatattatattaatagtaatTGATTTTAGATGttgttttcattgtttttaatataacaaatgTGGTGAAGAAGCCAATGTGAACTTAAATGAAGAAGCTGAGCAAAGCCAGCTACCAACAAAAACTACCTCCACCAACCTAAGGCAGCAACTGTGTGTtgacaaatacaaaaaattcaacaaaatctgtcataatactaattatcacacattttttaatggaaaattcaattaaaaaaacacaagttcattctttttttttaatatatatatagaaactTTGTTTCTGTCTTGAGAAGCTTTCAAGAGCAAGGCTTGTGTGAGAAGATGGAAACAGGTACAATGAAAATTCTCCAGTGATGTTAGGTTGAATTTTTGAATGAACACTGTGAATAAAGTTATGGaaacaactttttattttgaaaattgatggGGCAAGAACAAACAATAGGGTCCCTACCCTTTTGTTTATTCACTTTCttcttaacatttttctttgatttttatcAGAAAAACTATTTCTTTAGTGATTTGATcatattgtttcaaataattatctatgttgtttttaacttatttttattttattctggCTAGAAGATGTTTGAGAGCCTACAAATATTCTCATCTATCTTAGAATATTTATGGGTagctgcttttttttttcttctttttaaatatggttTCCTGCTAGGAAaactatttatctttatatttatgtGCATATAgtgctttttttaattagagtttatataatcaattatttattttagatctTCTGAAcatataaatattcattaacGTAAGCAGATTTTAATAGACTGCTGTGTCGAAGATCAAAGAAGGTGACGACAAATGTTATAgaatcaaaaatataatatttttaagaggAACGAAAAGCAATTATATAATCTGTCAAAAAAACAATTATCATCTTCTACtgcttaaatattttattactaaagtatgtttttaattagttgaaacacaaaaatccaattttagttttttttttctaatatttttttgtctctttttaatattttaatttaaaacaccaTTTTACCCCTTCAAAGTTCATCATTTCTCCCTTTGTAGAGTGtagattataaaaaatagaaaaatatgttttgactactaaattttgacaattttctcttataattattaagtgtcactttttaaatgatttttcattttttcattttcttattcttaatattataaaatcacTTAGAAGATATTatctcatattataaaaaaagttatcaaaatttagtagtcaaaatattatttttcaatgtatATTCagaattaaaagaactaaaaatgatatatattttttcgaCAATGTttattaaaaggactaaaaaaaacaagtttttttatcACCCAtaacttatttaatatatttcatcaTTTAGAGGGAAGAAAtgagtatatttattaaaatcgTGAACGTAtccaagtaaaaaaaaaaaacaaaaagtagaGAGTTTTTATTcttacataatttatatatcacTTAATTCACTTAGAATAACGCAAATAggaatacaaaatataataaaatcacaTGAATGACCTGacaaggaaaaataaaatatatgcaataggtgaaaacaaaaaaaaaacaggacATACGAATCAAATACacagttgaaaaaaaaaatagaaaaagataaagCAGTATTTATAGGCTTGTTGAATAAGTGCCTTCCACACCACGGATCTCACAGCGTGTATATGTGTGAGCTGTGTTTAGACGCTCCTCTATTTAAGCACAccatcttttcttctttttacttTCTTCCTCTCATCTCATCTACCTACCTATGCCTATTTCCCTCtctttcttcctctttctctcaACTTTCTCTCCCTTCATCTTCCTCTCTTTTTCATCTAACATAACATATAAGATACTCACACACACATAACTCAATTCATCAACCACTGTATACACAGTTCTTGCAGAACAAGTTAGATACagtttcttgtttttgttgttgttgttattgttgttgctGGTTAAGGCTTTTGATTTGATGATGGAAGAAGCTGTTGTGGTTAACAAAGGAGATGAAGCTTTGGATTTGCCCCCAGGTTTCAGATTCCACCCCACAGATGAAGAGATCATCACTTGTTACCTCACAGAGAAAGTGTTGAATAGAGGCTTCAGTGCAACTGCCATTGGAGAAGCTGATTTGAACAAGTGTGAGCCTTGGGACTTGCCCAGTGAGTATTTTTGTTCTTCTGTTATGATTTTCACCTTTCTTCTTGTTGTTGTTCCATTGATCTGAATCGTTGTTTGGGTGTGTAGAGAAAGCGAAAATGGGGGAGAAAGATTGGTACTTCTTCTGCCAAAGGGATAGGAAGTATCCAACAGGGTTGAGAACAAATAGAGCAACACAATCTGGGTATTGGAAAGCCACTGGGAAAGACAAAGAGATTTTCAAAGGGAAGAACAATCTTGTGGGGATGAAGAAGACCCTTGTGTTCTATAGAGGAAGAGCTCCAAAGGGAGAGAAAACAAATTGGGTTATGCACGAATTCAGATTGGAAGGAAAATTCGCATGTTACAACGTTCCCAAGGCTGCCAaggtataataataataataataatcatggATTTTCTTTCTCGCTTTTTACAAAAGTGCCTTTTCTGTTGTTTTGAGAGTTTTCTTTCTCAGGTGGTCCTCTTTGCTTTATTTAGTTCAATTGTTCAGATTCTTCAACTTACATAAACTTacttttttcgttttttttcttttatttttggtttttgtttcaGGATGAATGGGTTGTGTGCAAGGTTTTCCATAAGAGCAACAGTGATGTTAACAAAAGGGTACTCCCAAATAACCCTGGCATTGGTCTTCTCAGAATGAACTCAATAGGAGAAGATCTATTTGATTTCTCTTCACTTCCACCTCTTGTGGATCCTCTCTTTGATCAAACCTCACACAACAAACACATTCACAATGATGATTTCAAGGGTACTACTAATAGTACTAACACTCACAACACACCTTCATCAGTTTCATCACCTAAACCACCCTATTACCTTCCCAATTTCATCGACAACAATCACCACACGATGAAGCCCGAAGAATACAGAATCTATCAGAATTTCAACAACGCTTCCACCAGCCAAGGGAATTTCAACTCTAGTAACAACCCAATGGGAATTGGCGCAAGCAATAATCATAACCCCCTTCAAAACTCAACCTTCCACATGTTCCAAGATTACTATATGCACCAAGGCAAAAACAGTTTCCAACAGTGCAAGATGGAGCAATTCTCCAACACCGTGGTCAGTGCCTCTCAAGACACGTGCCTCAGCAACGACAGAAACACTGACACTTCCTCGGTGGTGTCAAAGCAAGACAACAACAACATGGGAAGGAACAAGGCATTGTACGAGGATCTTGATCAAGCTCCTTCATCAGTTGCTACCCTCTCAGATTTGGATTGCCTCTGGGATGATTACTGAACAAGATCAACCAAGAAACTAATCAAACCAAGTTTGCTCATTTATggtatatatatagatataccatagttatttatttttctgattatctatatatatatatacagagATATATGTTATATGTTAGACAAGGAAAAAGTTCTGGGATACTTATACTGTATAGATTTATATATGATTGATTAAATAGATAATCCAGGTCTTGTTATAGTTAGGTTTTTATTTGGTAGATCAATTAAGGAGAAGGATTTGATGATGCtcatgtacattttttttttcttttgttataaaTTAGTGGGTTTGTtgtactaattaattaatgtctttatttgtttttcagtttcatttgtattaattaattctCTTAATTGTAACGAATCTAGTGCAATACTACTTTCAAGTACTTATTAGGAACCATATTTTCATGCCCTTCAATGATCTTCATGTGCGGTacacttaatatatattttatgctGTGTGGAATATTTCTGTGACATCTCACCAAGAGTGGGGAGAATTAATTCCCAAGGAAAAATTGTGcatttgttttttcaacttTAGAATTTAAAGGATATGTGTTGTGGCTTCCTTGCTAGTGCCTCCCACCAAGGCTTGACTATTGTCAcccttttaaagttaatttcaagatgcttttgatataattaaaacagaaattttcatattcattattataaataaatatgaacaaaTGGGTactcaaaatcatatttaaaatcgCAAGAAATTATACTTTGTACTATTACTTGAGTTATTAATAGCCATAGATAATAATGAGAATTATTTAATGTGAAGACAGAAATTATATGAATGGTAACTAATGAAGTTGATGCAGCACGTGAATAATTCCCAGAATCCGTGCAGAAGATGCCTCTGATGGTGGAATTTccagaatataaattttaaaggacactatataataattattacaaactgTTTCAGCGACatgaagaacaaaaacatgaacAATGCTAGGTTTCTTGACTGCCGCTTGAATCTTGTGTCTAAAGAAACCTAGTCACCACATGTCTACCTACCCAACACTCCACACTTtgagttgttgttgttgttgtgttaaATCTGTTTTACGACATTTGTTGAAAATATACATATGTTTCGTAC is a window of Vigna unguiculata cultivar IT97K-499-35 chromosome 4, ASM411807v1, whole genome shotgun sequence DNA encoding:
- the LOC114180967 gene encoding NAC domain-containing protein 87-like, with amino-acid sequence MMEEAVVVNKGDEALDLPPGFRFHPTDEEIITCYLTEKVLNRGFSATAIGEADLNKCEPWDLPKKAKMGEKDWYFFCQRDRKYPTGLRTNRATQSGYWKATGKDKEIFKGKNNLVGMKKTLVFYRGRAPKGEKTNWVMHEFRLEGKFACYNVPKAAKDEWVVCKVFHKSNSDVNKRVLPNNPGIGLLRMNSIGEDLFDFSSLPPLVDPLFDQTSHNKHIHNDDFKGTTNSTNTHNTPSSVSSPKPPYYLPNFIDNNHHTMKPEEYRIYQNFNNASTSQGNFNSSNNPMGIGASNNHNPLQNSTFHMFQDYYMHQGKNSFQQCKMEQFSNTVVSASQDTCLSNDRNTDTSSVVSKQDNNNMGRNKALYEDLDQAPSSVATLSDLDCLWDDY